In Natronococcus occultus SP4, the following proteins share a genomic window:
- a CDS encoding mechanosensitive ion channel family protein has protein sequence MHDPLLARPPWLASLDSGVLAVALPEWEWFVLSLVLLTTYLLSRLVHWGGRWYLHRSATDESTSLRRAIATESYTPLSLSILFIGSSLVLQAFGLIASRSLLSNVVLTALAVVWARAAIRIGEQWLEVANEREQRYEFAPILQNFWTIAVVGVGVLVVVEVWNLQVTPFLASAGVLGVVVGFAAQDAIRNLIGGISLSFDHTYHPGDVVLLEDDTRGTVTDIGIRSTTVLTPDNTMVTVPNAVLNSTQVVNQSAPQRHIRIDVPVSVAYGTDYETVERIASTVCEDAPMVRDSPRPRVLFSEFGDSTLLFEVQVYIAHPLTEKRAIDQLNRRIYDRFAAEGITIPFPQRELSFLEHQEESSRQSASQAEDRVSSRNTPPE, from the coding sequence ATGCACGACCCACTCCTTGCACGGCCGCCGTGGCTTGCCTCCCTCGACTCCGGCGTCCTCGCAGTGGCGTTACCCGAGTGGGAGTGGTTTGTGCTCTCGTTGGTTCTTCTGACGACGTATCTGTTGTCACGGCTCGTCCACTGGGGTGGTCGCTGGTATCTTCACCGATCGGCGACCGACGAGTCTACGTCGTTGCGGCGAGCGATCGCAACGGAGAGTTATACGCCGCTCTCGCTCTCGATTCTGTTCATCGGTAGCTCCCTTGTGCTCCAGGCGTTCGGACTCATTGCGTCACGATCACTTCTCAGTAACGTGGTGTTGACGGCACTGGCAGTGGTGTGGGCACGCGCTGCGATTCGGATCGGCGAGCAGTGGCTCGAGGTTGCGAACGAGCGCGAACAGCGCTACGAGTTCGCACCGATCCTCCAGAACTTCTGGACGATCGCGGTTGTCGGCGTCGGGGTGCTGGTCGTCGTCGAGGTATGGAACCTCCAAGTAACGCCGTTTCTGGCCTCTGCCGGTGTTCTCGGCGTGGTCGTCGGCTTTGCCGCCCAGGACGCGATCAGAAACCTGATCGGCGGAATCTCGCTCTCGTTCGACCACACGTATCATCCCGGCGATGTCGTCTTACTCGAAGACGACACGCGGGGCACCGTAACGGACATCGGAATCCGGTCGACGACGGTGTTGACCCCGGACAACACGATGGTAACCGTCCCGAACGCGGTGTTGAACTCGACCCAGGTCGTCAACCAGTCGGCACCACAGCGACATATCCGGATCGACGTTCCCGTCTCCGTCGCGTACGGAACCGACTACGAGACCGTCGAGCGGATCGCTAGCACGGTCTGTGAGGACGCGCCGATGGTCCGGGACTCACCACGGCCACGCGTCCTGTTTTCCGAGTTCGGTGATTCCACACTTCTGTTCGAGGTGCAGGTGTACATCGCCCACCCGCTGACCGAAAAACGGGCGATCGATCAGCTCAACCGGCGTATCTATGACCGGTTCGCAGCGGAAGGGATCACCATCCCGTTCCCCCAGCGCGAACTCTCCTTTCTAGAGCACCAGGAGGAGTCGAGCCGACAATCGGCGTCCCAAGCCGAGGACAGGGTCTCATCACGGAACACACCACCCGAGTAA
- the glmS gene encoding glutamine--fructose-6-phosphate transaminase (isomerizing), producing MCGIIGYTGDGDTREILLTGLYGLEYRGYDSAGVALAGEPITVTKREGDVATLESALPAAEPDGTAGLGHTRWSTHGRPSDENAHPHTDCEGRVAVVHNGIIENYQTLRDELAARGHAFTSETDTEVVPHLLEERLAAGEDRETAFRQVVDRLEGSYAIAAVFEDTDVIYAARHESPLVVGLGDAGTYLASDVPAFIEYTDRVIYLEDGEFATLTPDGVTVTDASGAVVEPTVDEVDWEPEDAGKGGYDHYMKKEIHEQPRAIRNCLRGRVDADAGRLSLEALAALEAPTRVQLVACGTSYHAARYGARLLRERGVSAQAFLASEYRAATVPVDPETLVIGVTQSGETADTMRALREANDAGAVTLALTNTVGSSAARECDHVCYVRAGPEIGVAATKTFASQQVALAMVTSALVGQREPAFLEALRELPAQIQRVLDDSRTQAIADAYVDADAYFFIGREYTAPVALEGALKMKEITYKHAEGFAAGELKHGPLALVTEQTPVFALLTAGSRLEKTLGNVREVQARGAPVIAVTDVPERVRHSVDHVLEVPASHPTLTPILANVQLQLASYWIANRLERSIDKPRNLAKSVTVE from the coding sequence ATGTGTGGGATCATCGGCTACACCGGGGACGGGGACACGCGTGAGATCCTGCTGACCGGGCTCTACGGGCTGGAGTACCGGGGGTACGACTCGGCGGGCGTCGCCCTCGCGGGGGAGCCGATAACCGTCACCAAACGCGAGGGCGACGTGGCGACGCTCGAGTCGGCCCTCCCCGCGGCGGAACCCGACGGGACGGCCGGCCTGGGTCACACCCGCTGGAGCACCCACGGGCGGCCCTCCGACGAAAACGCCCACCCCCACACCGACTGTGAGGGCCGCGTCGCGGTCGTCCACAACGGGATCATCGAGAACTACCAGACGCTGCGCGACGAGCTCGCCGCGCGCGGCCACGCGTTCACCAGCGAGACCGACACCGAGGTCGTCCCCCACCTGCTCGAGGAACGCCTCGCGGCTGGTGAAGACCGTGAAACAGCGTTCCGCCAGGTCGTCGACCGGCTCGAGGGCAGTTACGCCATTGCAGCGGTGTTCGAGGACACAGACGTCATTTACGCCGCCCGCCACGAGTCACCGCTGGTCGTCGGCCTCGGCGACGCCGGCACCTACCTGGCGAGCGACGTGCCCGCCTTTATCGAGTACACCGATCGCGTCATCTACCTCGAGGACGGCGAGTTCGCGACGCTGACGCCCGACGGCGTCACCGTCACCGACGCGTCGGGGGCCGTCGTGGAGCCGACGGTCGACGAGGTCGACTGGGAGCCCGAGGACGCGGGCAAGGGCGGCTACGACCACTACATGAAAAAGGAGATCCACGAACAGCCCCGCGCGATCCGGAACTGTCTGCGGGGCCGGGTCGACGCCGACGCGGGCCGGCTCTCCCTCGAGGCGTTGGCCGCCCTCGAGGCGCCCACGCGGGTCCAGCTCGTCGCCTGTGGCACCTCGTATCACGCCGCGCGCTACGGGGCGCGGCTGCTGCGCGAACGTGGCGTGTCGGCCCAGGCGTTTCTCGCCAGCGAGTACCGCGCCGCGACCGTTCCCGTCGACCCGGAGACGCTGGTGATCGGCGTCACCCAGAGCGGCGAAACCGCGGACACGATGCGCGCCCTGCGGGAGGCGAACGACGCCGGCGCGGTGACGTTGGCGCTGACGAACACGGTGGGGAGCTCGGCCGCCCGGGAGTGCGACCACGTCTGTTACGTGCGGGCCGGCCCCGAGATCGGCGTCGCGGCGACGAAGACGTTCGCGAGCCAGCAGGTCGCGCTGGCGATGGTCACCAGCGCGCTCGTCGGCCAGCGCGAGCCCGCGTTCCTCGAGGCGCTGCGCGAGCTGCCCGCCCAGATCCAGCGGGTGCTGGACGACTCTCGGACCCAGGCGATCGCCGACGCCTACGTCGACGCCGACGCCTACTTCTTCATCGGCCGGGAGTACACCGCCCCGGTCGCCCTCGAGGGCGCGCTGAAGATGAAAGAGATCACGTACAAACACGCCGAGGGGTTCGCCGCCGGCGAGCTCAAACACGGCCCGCTCGCGTTGGTGACCGAGCAAACGCCGGTGTTCGCGCTGCTGACCGCGGGGTCGCGCCTGGAGAAGACCCTGGGCAACGTCAGGGAGGTCCAGGCCCGAGGGGCGCCCGTGATCGCGGTCACCGACGTTCCCGAGCGGGTCCGCCACTCGGTCGATCACGTCCTGGAGGTCCCCGCCTCCCACCCGACGCTGACGCCGATCCTGGCGAACGTCCAGCTCCAGCTGGCGTCCTACTGGATCGCGAACCGGCTGGAGCGCTCGATCGACAAACCGCGGAACCTCGCGAAGAGCGTCACGGTCGAATAG